The following DNA comes from Nocardia sp. XZ_19_385.
AGGGTACTCAGGCCGATCTCCTGTCGGACAAGCTTGGTGTCCCGCACATCTCCACCGGGGACCTGTTCCGCGCCAACATCTCCCAGCAGACCCCGCTGGGCCGCGAAGCGCAGAAGTACATGGACGCCGGTGACCTGGTGCCCAGCGATGTCACCAACCGCATGGTCGAGGCCCGGGTGAACGAGCCCGACGCCGCCAACGGCTTCATCCTCGACGGCTACCCGCGCACGGTCGATCAGGCCGACGCGCTGGAGAAGATCCTCGGCGACATGGACACCAAGCTGGATGCCGTGCTGTG
Coding sequences within:
- a CDS encoding adenylate kinase; its protein translation is MRVVLLGPPGAGKGTQADLLSDKLGVPHISTGDLFRANISQQTPLGREAQKYMDAGDLVPSDVTNRMVEARVNEPDAANGFILDGYPRTVDQADALEKILGDMDTKLDAVLCFVVPEDTVVERMLARGRGDDNEGVIRNRLRVYREETEPLLTHYDGLVVSVDGVGEVDDVNARALRALGH